GGATCCGGCCGCGGGTCGGGAGCAAATGGGAGGTCCGGAGGGGTCCGGCCCCTCCGGCGGGGTTTGGGGCAGAGCCCCAAGACGCCCTCCCTGGAATTCTCAGCCACCCGACCGCTTCGATCGCCTCTCACGCAATCCTTGATCGCCGCTGTCGCGTCCACTTATCAGTTTCCTTTTTTCAAATCTCTTCCCAAGCACCTCCGAATCGCGGAAACTCGGCCGGCCCGCGTCGTCTAGTGATGTGATATGACCGCCCGGCAGCTAGCGGATCTGATTGACACTTACGCCCCGGCTCTGGTGCTGTTCGCCCGTCAGTGGTGCGCGGCCCCGGAAGACGTGGTGCAGGACGCCTTTTGTAAATTGGCGTCGCAGGCGGCCGTGCCGGACGATCCGGTCGCGTGGCTCTATCGGGTCACGCGCAACGCGGCGATCGACACGGGGAAAGCCGAACGGCGGCGGTCGCGGCGTGAGGCCGTGGTCGCCCGTTCGGTGCGCTGGTTTGATGAAAGCGCGATCGACGGACTCGACGCCGGGGCCGCCGTCGCGGCCCTGGAAGACTTGCCGGCGGACGAACGCGAGGTCATCGTAGCCCGCCTGTGGGGCGGGATGACCTTGGCTCAGATCGCGGTCGTGACCGTGTGTTCCGTGAGTACCGCGCACCGGCGGTATGAGGCGGGCCTCGCCGCGCTCCGCGAAAGGTTGGGTGTGATATGCCCGAAAACGTGACGCCGGACCCCGTGGCGAATCACCTCGCCCGGTTTACCCCGACCAGTACCGGCATCGACCGCGACGCCCTGTTGTTCGCCGCCGGCCGCGCGTCGGCCCGACCCGCTCGCGGTTGGCGGTCGTGGCGAACGGTCGCCGGCCTGCTCGCACTGTCGCAGACGGCGACTCTGGCGGCGTGGTTCGCCAGCACGCCGCCGGCGCCCCTACCCAGCCCGGTGGCGCCTGATCGTGACGTGGTAGGTCCGTCTTTACCAGCCGACCCGCCCGTACTTGCACCCACATACACACCCGAGCCCATGGACCCGTCTTCGTACGGCGCCCTGGTCCGGCGTTGGGAGGCGGACGACTTGCCGCCGCCTCCCTCGGCGGCCGGAGTGCCCGGACCCGCGAGACCGGTTCTGTCCGTGGCGGCGGGCCACAGCACATGGATTCTGGAATAATCCCTTGAACAGGAGTTACTTGTGCGAGTTCCTCATCTCTCCGTTGCAACGCTCGGATTGATAGCGGTTTTGGCCGGTCGAACAGGTGCTCAACCACCGATCAAGCCCAAGGACGACAGACTCGTTATCCCGATGACGTTGACGCCAACTGCGGTCGAGAAGCCGCTATCGCGAACATACCTGCTGCCGGAATTCAGGGAGCGGATTGCCGGCAACCGCGTTCAGATGTTTCTCCGCTGCTTCATGGAGCAGGACACCTTTTTCAGTCGGGAGGAATCGTTGAAGCGTCAGAAATGGAGCGAAGCCACGATCGAACAACTCCGGTCCGACCCTCGCTCACCACCACGGCATGAGCCCAAGAAGGCGAACGCCGAACCCGCGGACCCCAAAGATCTCGGCCTACCCCCCCTCGCGGAGTTGAGGAATTACGGCGGGCGACTGATCGAGCGCGACATGTATGACGCCGCACGGATGTCGAGCGTCGACTGGCAACTCGATTACTTCCTCCGCCGCGACGGCGTCAACACTCTGCTGCCGGACGTCCAAAAGATGCGTTCGCTCGCGCAAGTGCTTCAAACTCGCGTTCGCGGGGAAATCGCGGCCCGCGACTTCCCGGCCGCGATCCACACGCTGAAAACGATGTTCGCCCTCTCGCAGACTATGGAACCACACCCGACTCTTATCGGCCACCTTGTCGGCATCGCGATCGGCAGCCTCGCTGTGAACGCGCTGGAAGAAATGATCCAAGAGCCCGGCTGCCCGAACATGTTCTGGGCCCTTGTGGATCTGCCCCTGCCGTTGCTGTCGGTCCGGTCCGGAGTCTCGGGTGAGCGCTCCTGGCTCACAGTCGACGTTGAAGATCTTAAGAACAGTCCCGATCCGATCACGGACGAGGCGATCAACCGGAGACTCGACAGGTTGGTGAACGATCTTCAAATGGGAGGCGGGGAACCCGGACAGAATTCGTTCCTGAAATGGCTCGGTGGTCCGAAGGCTTTGCTCCAGGTTCGGGCGAAAGACGAGGACGAAGTGCGGGGCGCACGGGCCCGACTGATAAAAGCTGGCCTCAAGCCCGAGTATGTGGCAGTCTGGACACCGCTGCAGGTCATTTTTCTCGACGAGGTGATGAATTACGAGGTCGTGCGTGACGACATGATGAAGTGGATGAATCTTCCGAACTGGCAAGCCGTGTCAGGGCTCGCGGGTGCGGAAGTCGAGTTGAAAAAGATTCAGCACCAGTCTCCGCTGTTCAGTCTCCTCCCCGCGATCTCGCGCGTCCGTGTGGCATACGCCCGATTCGATCAGCGGTTCGCCTATCTCCGTGTGATCGAGGCGATCCGTCTCCACGCCCACGAGAACGCCGGCAAACTCCCAGCCTCCCTGGCGGACATCAAACTGCCGCTGCCGGTCGACCCGGTAAACGGGAAGCCGTTTGAATATTCGGTCAAGGATGGCACCGCCACCTTGCACGGGGCAAATCCGCACGACAACCGACCCGAAACGAATCGGTACTACGAAATCCGCATCAAAAAGTAGCCCCACCGACATGGCGTTTTCGGGCCGCGTGCCGATGATAAAGGCATGCGGCTCCCGATTTTTGAACAGTTCTTCGGCGTCGATTTCAGCGGGGCCAAGAAGGCTGGCGAGACCATCTGGGTCGCTCGGCTCGAACCCGTATCCCGCTCACGACGCCGAAAGGTACCACCGTTTCGGCTCACCTCGTTGGACCGCCTGGACACATTGGCGGGGACGGCCGATCGCGGGCCCGCCCTGCGATTTCTGGTGAACCACGTCCTCGTTTCCGAAGCCGCTCTGTGGGGGTTCGATTTTCCCTTCGGCCTCCCTGTAGAGTTGTTCCCTGACCGAACTCCCTGGCTGGCGCAGTTCGCGTTCCTCGCCGAATGGGAGGAAGCCGCTTACGCGTGCGGGGTCGAGTGCATCCGCCGGGCGCGGCTGGTCGGGGAGAAGATGCACATCCGGCGGGCCACCGACAGCGACGCGAAAGCCCCGTTCGACTGCTACCACTACCGCATCATCTATCAGACCTTTTATGGCATGCGGGACGTGGTCGACCCACTCCGCCGGACCCCGGGGACGGCCGTTTTGCCCTTCCAATACCGCAAACTGCGGACGGCGAAGCGTGTGGTCGTCGAGTGTTGTCCGGGTTCGGTGTTGAAGAAACTCAAGTTGCCACACCAGAACTACAAACAGCCCGCGGGCGGCCCGTTAACCCACAAGCGACGATTAACACGGCATGTCATCCTCGACTGGCTGAGCGGCCTCGTGCGGTTCGACGATCGGTTCCGGAGGGTGATGATGCGGAACCCTGGTGGTGACGCGATGGACGCCGTGATTGCGGCCGCCGGGGCGGCCCTCGCCGTGCCGTCCGCCGATCACGCACGGATCGCCCGACACCCGCGTTACCCGCGCGAAGGCTTCCTGTTTTGCTGAGCCCGATCGTCAACCCAAGACAGAAAAACGATGCTCATGTGGCCGAAGAGGTGTTTCGGCCCGACCGCAGCTTTCCCGTCCTGCCCCCACCGGCGCTCGGCGCGGGTCTCCGACCCCGCCGCTCTTCGGACCGCAGGTCTCCCACGCCAGCCGGGCGCAGGCGGCGGTGTCCGAGGGTGAGCGTCGGGAGACCTGCGGTCCGAAGAGCGGCGGGGTCGGAGACCCGCGCCGAGCGCCGACCTGCGGTCCGAAGAGCGGCGGGGTCGGAGACCCGCGCCGAGCGCCGGTGGGGGCGATTGCGGCGGGAAGTTACGCCCTTCCACCTTTCCAGCCACATGAGCCAAAAACGAATCGGCCCGGGACGGTATGATCGTCCCGGGCCGATTCGTTTCCAGTTGACGCCGGATTAGCCGACGAATACGCCGCC
This is a stretch of genomic DNA from Fimbriiglobus ruber. It encodes these proteins:
- a CDS encoding RNA polymerase sigma factor — encoded protein: MTARQLADLIDTYAPALVLFARQWCAAPEDVVQDAFCKLASQAAVPDDPVAWLYRVTRNAAIDTGKAERRRSRREAVVARSVRWFDESAIDGLDAGAAVAALEDLPADEREVIVARLWGGMTLAQIAVVTVCSVSTAHRRYEAGLAALRERLGVICPKT
- a CDS encoding DUF429 domain-containing protein, with the translated sequence MRLPIFEQFFGVDFSGAKKAGETIWVARLEPVSRSRRRKVPPFRLTSLDRLDTLAGTADRGPALRFLVNHVLVSEAALWGFDFPFGLPVELFPDRTPWLAQFAFLAEWEEAAYACGVECIRRARLVGEKMHIRRATDSDAKAPFDCYHYRIIYQTFYGMRDVVDPLRRTPGTAVLPFQYRKLRTAKRVVVECCPGSVLKKLKLPHQNYKQPAGGPLTHKRRLTRHVILDWLSGLVRFDDRFRRVMMRNPGGDAMDAVIAAAGAALAVPSADHARIARHPRYPREGFLFC